Proteins encoded together in one Micromonospora kangleipakensis window:
- a CDS encoding DUF2203 domain-containing protein yields MFTLAQARHLVATLRPRVDELIRLRADLTELRVDLADHGASVLGGLAEVKALEARLHAIVDEFHTHEIQVKGIAPVLLDFPGERDGRQVLWCWLEGDTDVRWYHRLECGFAGRRPV; encoded by the coding sequence GTGTTCACTCTCGCCCAGGCGCGCCATCTGGTGGCCACCCTGCGGCCGCGCGTCGACGAGCTGATCCGGCTCCGGGCCGACCTGACCGAGCTGCGGGTCGACCTGGCCGATCACGGGGCCAGCGTGCTCGGCGGGCTCGCCGAGGTCAAGGCCCTCGAAGCCCGGCTGCACGCCATCGTGGACGAATTCCACACCCACGAGATCCAGGTCAAGGGAATCGCCCCGGTGCTGCTGGACTTCCCCGGCGAGCGGGACGGCCGCCAGGTGCTCTGGTGCTGGCTGGAGGGCGACACCGACGTGCGCTGGTACCACCGGCTGGAGTGCGGCTTCGCCGGCCGCCGCCCGGTCTGA
- a CDS encoding 6-phosphofructokinase: MRIGVLTGGGDCPGLNAVIRAVVRKGVATYSHEFVGFKDGWKGPLEGLSRPLGIAEVRGILPRGGTILGSSRTNPFKIENGVERIKDNLAAQGVDALIAIGGEDTLGVATKLHELGVNVVGVPKTIDNDLGATDYTFGFDTAVNIAMEAIDRLHTTAESHHRTLVVEVMGRHAGWIALHAGLAGGANVILLPERQFDVDQVAGYVEKRFQHQYAPIVVVAEGAQPLDGQMVLHNKELDSFGHVRLGGIGQWLAEQLEAKTGKEARTVVLGHIQRGGTPTAFDRVLATRLGLQAIDAVHEGDWGKMVAMQSTDIVRVPLAEATRELKTVPLERYAEAEVFFGS; this comes from the coding sequence ATGCGTATCGGCGTGCTCACCGGCGGCGGCGACTGCCCAGGTCTCAACGCGGTCATTCGGGCGGTGGTCCGCAAGGGCGTCGCCACCTACAGTCACGAGTTCGTGGGCTTCAAGGACGGCTGGAAGGGTCCGCTGGAGGGCCTGTCCAGGCCGCTGGGCATCGCGGAGGTGCGCGGCATCCTGCCTCGCGGCGGCACCATCCTCGGCTCCTCCCGGACCAACCCGTTCAAGATCGAGAACGGCGTGGAGCGGATCAAGGACAACCTGGCCGCGCAGGGCGTGGACGCGCTGATCGCGATCGGCGGCGAGGACACCCTCGGCGTCGCCACCAAGCTGCACGAGCTGGGCGTCAACGTCGTCGGCGTGCCGAAGACCATCGACAACGACCTCGGCGCCACCGACTACACCTTCGGCTTCGACACCGCGGTCAACATCGCCATGGAGGCGATCGACCGGCTGCACACCACGGCGGAGAGCCACCACCGCACCCTGGTCGTCGAGGTGATGGGCCGGCACGCCGGCTGGATCGCCCTGCACGCCGGCCTCGCCGGCGGCGCCAACGTGATCCTCCTGCCCGAGCGGCAGTTCGACGTCGACCAGGTCGCCGGCTACGTCGAGAAGCGCTTCCAGCACCAGTACGCCCCGATCGTCGTGGTCGCCGAGGGCGCGCAGCCGCTGGACGGCCAGATGGTCCTGCACAACAAGGAGCTCGACTCGTTCGGCCACGTCCGCCTCGGCGGCATCGGCCAGTGGCTCGCCGAGCAGCTGGAGGCGAAGACCGGCAAGGAGGCCCGCACGGTCGTGCTCGGCCACATCCAGCGCGGCGGCACCCCGACCGCGTTCGACCGGGTGCTCGCCACCCGGCTCGGGCTCCAGGCCATCGACGCGGTGCACGAGGGCGACTGGGGCAAGATGGTCGCGATGCAGAGCACGGACATCGTCCGGGTCCCCCTCGCAGAGGCCACCCGCGAGCTGAAGACCGTGCCGCTGGAGCGGTACGCCGAGGCCGAGGTCTTCTTCGGCAGCTGA
- a CDS encoding GNAT family N-acetyltransferase, with amino-acid sequence MIDARRGTADDAAELVRLRGLMLAALAGTAPAPGPWQDAARETLREGLAEPAELMAAFVVDAPDRPGALAACAVGTIERRLSGPANPSGLVGYVFNVCTDPRHRRRGYSRACMTGLLDWYRRRGVRTVDLRTSEPAQPLNRSLGFQLTRDPAMRLALPAEPLD; translated from the coding sequence GTGATCGATGCACGCCGCGGGACCGCCGACGACGCCGCCGAGCTGGTCCGACTGCGCGGGCTGATGCTCGCGGCGTTGGCCGGTACGGCCCCGGCGCCCGGTCCGTGGCAGGACGCCGCGCGGGAGACCCTGCGGGAAGGGCTGGCCGAGCCGGCGGAGCTGATGGCCGCCTTCGTCGTGGACGCGCCGGACCGGCCGGGCGCGTTGGCCGCCTGCGCCGTCGGCACCATCGAGCGTCGGTTGAGTGGACCGGCCAACCCGAGCGGCCTGGTCGGATACGTCTTCAACGTCTGCACCGACCCGCGGCACCGCCGGCGCGGTTACTCCCGCGCCTGCATGACCGGGTTGCTGGACTGGTACCGCCGGCGCGGGGTGCGCACCGTCGACCTGCGCACCTCCGAGCCGGCCCAGCCCCTCAACCGTTCGCTCGGCTTTCAGCTCACCCGCGACCCGGCGATGCGGCTGGCGCTCCCGGCCGAGCCGCTGGACTGA
- a CDS encoding ATP-binding protein — MEGVISAQCDRCGRTAADGDRFCGGCGAELGAVCPHCLRPLSADVAFCTSCGAPRTGAQRPAAAPQEDRRRVSVLFVDLIDFTPYVERADPEQVRGMQTGFFSTAKRVVGQYGGVVEKYIGDAVMALFGAPVATETDALRCVRAGLELQRVLTRFAPTGADELRFRVGVATGEALVDVAAARDGGQAIVAGDVVNTASRMQSVAPPGGVLVCGTTHALTKDAIRYSEQPPVTLRGRSSPTEVWLALSPVRRQPTDREPDTTPLIDREHELGLLVNALHRSLRDHVPQVVTVFGRAGIGKSRLVRELYRHVGRLVDEPLSWRIGRCPPFGENVTFAALADVVKTEAGILDTDPASTAAQRLASAVTELVGPGERDRIVDALRPLVGLAGTALPAEEAESAWRRFLLALAARRPTVLVFEDLHWADDAMLRFVELLGAAARDVPLLLLCTARPELVDRDPSWAGTITGSVTITLPPLRDTGIASLYAHMFGQAAFSADMLSPLVEVAGGNPLYAHEYVRMLIEQGALRQSGRGWSLEKHLDLPMPESVHAVIANRVDLLDAKDRAVLLAASVVGVQFWPGAVAAALGLAVESVERALRRLEQRDFVHEQAASTMAGQPEFRFRHVLVRDVCYQRLPRTERVARHERTADWLDALSQSRDTDLAEVLAHHRWAAHEIARTLGMDTHRYAGPARTALHRAARRAYALHGLDAAAGHAGRALGLADDGDPVGRLQLELLSTEISFYRDGNTFLSGGGPEQLHTLADRLLAHGDDACAARAWTLLGQAAWLRADRAAAVACLDRAVALFEPLPDSAQKADAHAELGRLHMLNYERDAAVAAAETAAEIGERLGLAETRTNARITAATARYQAGDRVGLDELHAIVEFSRAQQLLGLPRAMQNLAYAVREEGDWLRSDALLSAAPARTASGQTLTTSYSGEAMRAYFDGDFPRLLAAADAFVDTPTGGWDMQVRGLRSCLLVLRGQPVPPAPRQRDAAAGADASPARHRDDVAAALDTARRSGFHRPHWTMLGMAALCRALQGRADEAAALVDELADSWSAVPALASGEWIAAAAYAAALAGRDAAVRVRAMLDRLGHRTPWSEAALRTVTGALAAADGDHRRAGELHVAGAEIYARIPDVTDRMLALALAVAELDRADDRAAAGVPLAEVRAFALRNEAPGLLALARRPVPDTGPAVAC, encoded by the coding sequence GTGGAGGGTGTCATCTCCGCGCAGTGTGACCGATGTGGACGTACCGCCGCCGACGGCGACCGCTTCTGCGGTGGCTGCGGCGCGGAGCTGGGCGCCGTCTGCCCGCACTGCCTGCGCCCGCTCTCCGCCGACGTGGCGTTCTGCACCTCGTGCGGGGCGCCCCGGACCGGGGCGCAGCGCCCCGCCGCGGCGCCGCAGGAGGACCGCCGCCGGGTCAGCGTGCTCTTCGTCGACCTGATCGACTTCACGCCGTACGTCGAGCGGGCCGACCCGGAGCAGGTCCGCGGCATGCAGACCGGCTTCTTCTCGACCGCGAAGCGGGTGGTCGGCCAGTACGGCGGCGTGGTCGAGAAGTACATCGGCGACGCGGTGATGGCGCTCTTCGGGGCCCCGGTGGCCACCGAGACCGACGCGCTGCGCTGCGTGCGGGCCGGGCTGGAGCTGCAGCGGGTGCTGACCCGGTTCGCCCCGACCGGCGCCGACGAGCTGCGGTTCCGGGTGGGCGTGGCGACCGGCGAGGCGCTGGTCGACGTGGCCGCCGCCCGGGACGGCGGGCAGGCCATCGTGGCCGGGGACGTGGTCAACACCGCGTCCCGGATGCAGTCGGTGGCGCCGCCCGGCGGGGTGCTGGTCTGCGGCACCACCCACGCGCTGACCAAGGACGCCATCCGCTACTCCGAGCAGCCGCCGGTCACCCTGCGCGGGCGCTCCTCGCCGACCGAGGTCTGGCTGGCCCTCTCCCCGGTCCGCCGCCAGCCGACCGACCGGGAGCCGGACACCACTCCGCTGATCGACCGCGAGCACGAGCTGGGGCTGCTGGTCAACGCCCTGCACCGGTCGCTGCGGGACCACGTCCCGCAGGTGGTGACCGTCTTCGGGCGGGCCGGCATCGGCAAGAGCCGGCTGGTCCGCGAGCTGTACCGGCACGTCGGGCGGCTGGTCGACGAGCCGCTGAGCTGGCGTATCGGGCGGTGCCCGCCGTTCGGCGAGAACGTCACGTTCGCCGCGCTGGCCGACGTGGTGAAGACCGAGGCGGGCATCCTGGACACCGATCCCGCGTCGACCGCAGCGCAGCGGCTGGCCTCGGCGGTGACCGAGCTGGTCGGCCCCGGGGAGCGGGACCGGATCGTCGACGCCCTGCGCCCGCTGGTCGGGCTGGCCGGCACCGCGCTGCCGGCGGAGGAGGCCGAGTCGGCGTGGCGGCGGTTCCTGCTGGCACTGGCGGCCCGCCGACCCACCGTGCTGGTCTTCGAGGACCTGCACTGGGCCGACGACGCGATGCTGCGCTTCGTCGAGCTGCTCGGCGCGGCCGCCCGGGACGTGCCGCTGCTGCTGCTCTGCACGGCCCGGCCGGAGCTGGTCGATCGGGACCCGAGCTGGGCCGGGACGATCACCGGCTCGGTCACCATCACCCTGCCGCCGCTGCGGGACACCGGCATCGCCTCGCTCTACGCGCACATGTTCGGCCAGGCGGCCTTCTCCGCCGACATGCTCAGCCCGCTGGTCGAGGTGGCCGGCGGCAACCCGCTCTACGCCCACGAGTACGTCCGGATGCTGATCGAGCAGGGCGCGCTGCGCCAGTCCGGGCGCGGCTGGTCGCTGGAGAAGCATCTCGACCTGCCGATGCCGGAGAGCGTGCACGCGGTCATCGCCAACCGGGTGGACCTGCTCGACGCCAAGGACCGGGCGGTGCTGCTGGCCGCCTCGGTGGTGGGGGTCCAGTTCTGGCCGGGCGCGGTGGCCGCCGCCCTGGGGCTGGCGGTGGAGTCAGTGGAGCGGGCGCTGCGCCGGCTGGAACAGCGCGACTTCGTGCACGAGCAGGCGGCGTCCACGATGGCCGGGCAGCCGGAGTTCCGGTTCCGGCACGTGCTGGTCCGGGACGTCTGCTACCAGCGGCTGCCGCGCACCGAACGGGTGGCCCGGCACGAGCGGACGGCGGACTGGCTGGACGCGCTGTCGCAGAGCCGGGACACCGACCTGGCGGAGGTCCTCGCGCACCACCGGTGGGCGGCGCACGAGATCGCCCGGACGCTGGGCATGGACACCCACCGGTACGCCGGCCCGGCCCGCACGGCGCTGCACCGGGCGGCCCGCCGGGCGTACGCGCTGCACGGCCTGGACGCGGCCGCCGGCCACGCGGGCCGCGCGCTCGGCCTGGCCGACGACGGCGACCCGGTCGGCCGGCTGCAGCTGGAGCTGCTCAGCACCGAGATCTCCTTCTACCGGGACGGCAACACCTTCCTCTCCGGCGGCGGGCCGGAGCAGCTGCACACCCTCGCCGACCGGCTGCTCGCCCACGGCGACGACGCCTGCGCCGCCCGGGCCTGGACGCTGCTCGGCCAGGCGGCCTGGCTGCGTGCCGACCGGGCCGCGGCGGTGGCCTGCCTGGACCGGGCGGTGGCGCTGTTCGAGCCGCTGCCGGACAGCGCCCAGAAGGCGGACGCGCACGCCGAGCTGGGCCGGCTGCACATGCTCAACTACGAGCGGGACGCGGCGGTCGCGGCGGCCGAGACGGCGGCGGAGATCGGCGAGCGGCTGGGGCTGGCGGAGACCCGCACCAACGCCCGGATCACCGCGGCCACCGCCCGGTACCAGGCCGGCGACCGGGTCGGCCTGGACGAGCTGCACGCGATCGTGGAGTTCAGCCGGGCCCAGCAGCTGCTGGGCCTGCCCCGGGCGATGCAGAACCTCGCCTACGCGGTCCGCGAGGAGGGCGACTGGCTGCGCTCGGACGCCCTGCTGTCGGCCGCGCCGGCGCGTACGGCCAGCGGGCAGACGCTGACCACCAGCTACTCGGGCGAGGCGATGCGGGCGTACTTCGACGGGGACTTCCCCCGCCTGCTCGCCGCCGCGGACGCGTTCGTGGACACCCCGACGGGCGGCTGGGACATGCAGGTCCGCGGCCTGCGCTCCTGCCTGCTGGTGCTGCGCGGCCAGCCGGTCCCGCCGGCGCCCCGGCAGCGGGACGCGGCGGCGGGCGCCGACGCGTCGCCGGCGCGGCACCGGGACGACGTGGCCGCCGCGCTGGACACCGCCCGCCGCAGCGGCTTCCACCGGCCGCACTGGACGATGCTCGGCATGGCGGCGCTCTGTCGGGCCCTGCAGGGGCGGGCCGACGAGGCCGCGGCGCTCGTCGACGAGCTGGCCGACTCATGGTCGGCGGTGCCGGCGCTGGCCAGCGGCGAGTGGATCGCCGCGGCGGCGTACGCGGCGGCCCTGGCCGGCCGGGACGCGGCGGTGCGGGTCCGCGCGATGCTGGACCGGCTGGGGCACCGCACGCCGTGGTCGGAGGCGGCGCTGCGGACGGTCACCGGGGCCCTCGCCGCGGCCGACGGCGACCACCGGCGCGCCGGCGAGCTGCACGTGGCCGGCGCCGAGATCTACGCGCGGATCCCGGACGTCACCGACCGGATGCTGGCGCTCGCCCTGGCCGTCGCGGAGCTGGACCGGGCCGATGACCGGGCGGCGGCCGGGGTGCCGCTGGCCGAGGTGCGTGCCTTCGCGCTGCGCAACGAGGCGCCCGGCCTGCTCGCCCTGGCCCGGCGTCCGGTTCCGGACACCGGGCCCGCGGTGGCCTGCTGA
- a CDS encoding Crp/Fnr family transcriptional regulator — protein sequence MEVRLPEPGDALTGVEMFAGLEPEVRQRVIAAAVPRTYRKGQLLFVESDPGESLIVLRRGAVAVFRTAPTGERAVLSVIRPPDVLGEVSLLDASTRSASAEAIEDCTALALSRPAFMELVHSNPRILDAVMRSLGALIRRLTEQNADHVFLDLPGRVAKTLVRLAGESQAPMITIELNQSQLAEMAGGSRQSVNQAIGSFASRGWLRTEGRRIVVTDVAALRRRAGMNDR from the coding sequence GTGGAGGTTCGCCTGCCGGAGCCGGGTGACGCGCTCACGGGCGTGGAGATGTTCGCCGGACTCGAGCCGGAGGTACGGCAACGGGTCATCGCCGCGGCGGTGCCGCGCACCTACCGCAAGGGTCAGCTGCTCTTCGTGGAGAGCGATCCCGGCGAGTCGCTGATCGTGTTGCGCCGAGGCGCCGTGGCCGTCTTCCGCACCGCGCCGACCGGTGAGCGGGCCGTGCTGTCGGTGATCCGTCCGCCGGACGTGCTGGGCGAGGTCTCCCTGCTCGACGCCTCCACCCGGTCCGCCTCCGCCGAGGCCATCGAGGACTGCACCGCGCTCGCGCTGTCCCGCCCGGCCTTCATGGAGCTGGTGCACTCCAACCCGCGGATCCTCGACGCGGTGATGCGCTCGCTCGGCGCGCTGATCCGCCGGCTCACCGAGCAGAACGCCGACCACGTCTTCCTCGACCTGCCCGGTCGGGTGGCCAAGACGCTGGTCCGGCTGGCCGGCGAGAGCCAGGCCCCGATGATCACGATCGAGCTCAACCAGAGCCAGCTCGCCGAGATGGCCGGCGGTTCCCGGCAGAGCGTCAACCAGGCTATCGGCTCGTTCGCCAGCCGCGGCTGGCTGCGTACCGAGGGACGCCGGATCGTGGTGACCGACGTGGCCGCGCTGCGCCGCCGCGCCGGCATGAACGACCGCTGA
- a CDS encoding pyridoxamine 5'-phosphate oxidase family protein gives MSKEPTTSAEARGRVTELIRDARICLLTTTAVDGRLVSRPMGLQAAEFDGDLWFFAYADSAKVRQIRVNPQVNVGFSDQRHHAWVSVAGTAQEGWDRARAEELWNPLLRAWFPDGLDTPGITLIKVHASSAEYWDSPSSTVVNLLGFAKATVTGQPPMAGENHEVSY, from the coding sequence ATGAGCAAGGAGCCGACCACCTCCGCGGAGGCCCGGGGGCGGGTCACCGAGTTGATCAGGGACGCCCGGATCTGCCTGCTGACCACGACCGCCGTGGACGGCCGGCTGGTCAGCCGGCCGATGGGCCTGCAGGCCGCGGAGTTCGACGGGGACCTCTGGTTCTTCGCCTACGCCGACTCCGCCAAGGTCCGCCAGATCCGGGTCAACCCGCAGGTCAACGTCGGTTTCTCCGACCAGCGCCACCACGCCTGGGTCTCGGTGGCGGGCACCGCGCAGGAGGGTTGGGACCGGGCCCGCGCCGAGGAGCTGTGGAACCCGCTGCTCAGGGCCTGGTTCCCGGACGGGCTGGACACTCCGGGGATCACGCTGATCAAGGTGCACGCCAGCTCGGCCGAGTACTGGGACTCGCCGAGCAGCACCGTGGTGAACCTGCTCGGTTTCGCCAAGGCGACGGTGACCGGGCAGCCGCCGATGGCGGGGGAGAACCACGAGGTCAGCTACTGA
- a CDS encoding polyadenylate-specific 3'-exoribonuclease AS, protein MVYRYFYDCEFIEDGRIVDLVSIGVVDEYGREFYAVSTEFDDSRAVPWVRRNVLDKLPSPADRAWRSRERIRDELYDFLMEPIRDRPGEQLELWAWYAAYDHLVLAQLWGAMPALPREIPRFTKELRQLWDDRGRPTLPDAEAGRHDALVDARHNLARWRAMIRR, encoded by the coding sequence ATGGTCTACCGCTACTTCTACGACTGCGAATTCATCGAGGACGGCCGGATCGTCGACCTCGTGTCGATCGGCGTCGTCGACGAGTACGGCCGCGAGTTCTACGCGGTCTCCACCGAGTTCGACGACTCCCGGGCCGTGCCCTGGGTGCGCCGCAACGTCCTCGACAAGCTCCCCTCGCCGGCCGACCGGGCCTGGCGCTCGCGGGAGCGGATCCGCGACGAGCTGTACGACTTCCTGATGGAGCCCATCCGGGACCGGCCGGGCGAGCAGCTCGAACTCTGGGCCTGGTACGCCGCGTACGACCACCTGGTGCTGGCCCAGCTCTGGGGCGCGATGCCGGCGCTGCCCCGGGAGATCCCCCGGTTCACCAAGGAGCTGCGCCAGCTCTGGGACGACCGGGGCCGCCCGACGCTGCCGGACGCCGAGGCGGGCCGGCACGATGCCCTGGTCGACGCCCGGCACAACCTGGCCCGGTGGCGGGCGATGATCCGGCGGTGA
- a CDS encoding DUF4397 domain-containing protein yields MHLLRTAPRRLLAAAGALLLGAALTAPAAPASAATRQEAVGYVRLAHLSPDTPAVDVYLSAPGAAEPRVFPGVGYGVVSAYLPLPPGRYAVAMRGAGAPADQPPVLTTEVAVTPGAAYTVAGVGRHADLGLRVLTDDLSAPAGGQAKVRVVQASVRAPVLDVAAANGPTIADAVRFATTTDYREVQPGRWRLRLGGATGPSTDTEVRLHGGAVYSLLVLDAKSGGLTAELRQDASGGTVAPAGGVDTGAGGLTGPASGTYAMIAGGLLAGAVLVGVALRRQRATW; encoded by the coding sequence ATGCACCTGCTCCGTACCGCGCCGCGCCGGCTGCTGGCCGCCGCGGGCGCCCTGCTGCTCGGCGCCGCGCTCACCGCGCCCGCCGCGCCCGCCAGCGCCGCCACCCGGCAGGAGGCCGTCGGGTACGTGCGCCTCGCGCACCTCTCCCCCGACACCCCGGCCGTGGACGTCTACCTCTCCGCGCCGGGCGCCGCCGAGCCGCGGGTCTTCCCCGGCGTCGGGTACGGGGTGGTGTCGGCGTACCTGCCGCTGCCGCCCGGGCGGTACGCGGTGGCGATGCGCGGGGCGGGCGCCCCGGCTGACCAGCCGCCGGTGCTCACCACCGAGGTCGCGGTCACGCCCGGGGCGGCGTACACGGTGGCCGGGGTGGGCCGGCACGCCGACCTGGGGCTGCGGGTCCTCACCGACGACCTGAGCGCCCCCGCCGGCGGGCAGGCCAAGGTGCGGGTGGTGCAGGCCTCGGTACGCGCGCCCGTGCTGGACGTCGCCGCCGCCAACGGACCGACCATCGCCGACGCGGTCCGCTTCGCCACCACCACGGACTACCGCGAGGTCCAGCCGGGCCGCTGGCGCCTGCGGCTGGGCGGCGCCACCGGGCCGAGCACGGACACCGAGGTCAGGCTCCACGGTGGAGCCGTCTACTCGCTGCTCGTGCTGGACGCGAAGAGCGGCGGCCTCACCGCCGAGCTCCGCCAGGACGCCAGCGGTGGCACGGTGGCCCCCGCCGGGGGCGTCGACACCGGCGCGGGTGGGCTGACCGGCCCGGCCTCGGGGACGTACGCGATGATCGCCGGCGGCCTGCTCGCGGGCGCCGTGCTGGTCGGGGTGGCGCTGCGCCGCCAGCGCGCCACCTGGTGA
- a CDS encoding class F sortase translates to MTSGPGPAIRRHHGRRAPRAALGAAGVALCLAAGTGVGLAGTAGPPPAATWQSGCAADCPAPVAARPPGAPVRVRVPRIGVDSPLTVLGLDRTGALVPPADFARAGWYGRGPAPGDPGPAVLAGHLDSRAGPAVFARLDELRTGDRIEVRRGDRWLPFRVTGSLRVAKDRFPTARVYGPTPGPELRLVTCGGDFDRRRGHYRDNVVVFAVADSPADLLPSSAAG, encoded by the coding sequence GTGACCAGCGGGCCGGGCCCCGCGATCCGACGGCACCACGGCCGCCGGGCGCCGCGGGCCGCGCTCGGCGCGGCCGGCGTGGCGCTCTGCCTGGCCGCCGGCACCGGCGTCGGCCTGGCCGGCACGGCCGGCCCGCCACCGGCCGCCACCTGGCAGTCCGGCTGCGCCGCCGACTGCCCGGCCCCCGTCGCGGCACGGCCCCCGGGCGCACCCGTCCGGGTACGCGTGCCCCGGATCGGCGTCGACTCGCCGCTGACCGTGCTCGGGCTGGACCGGACCGGCGCCCTCGTCCCCCCGGCCGACTTCGCCCGGGCCGGCTGGTACGGCCGCGGACCGGCCCCCGGCGACCCCGGACCGGCGGTGCTCGCCGGCCACCTCGACTCGCGCGCCGGCCCGGCCGTCTTCGCCCGCCTCGACGAGCTGCGCACCGGCGACCGGATCGAGGTGCGCCGGGGCGACCGGTGGCTGCCGTTCCGGGTCACCGGGTCGCTGCGCGTCGCCAAGGACCGCTTCCCCACCGCCCGGGTGTACGGCCCGACCCCCGGGCCGGAGCTGCGCCTGGTCACCTGCGGCGGCGACTTCGACCGACGGCGCGGCCACTACCGCGACAACGTGGTGGTCTTCGCGGTCGCCGACTCCCCGGCCGACCTGCTGCCCAGCTCCGCGGCCGGCTGA
- a CDS encoding threonine ammonia-lyase, which translates to MRLVTGDDITAAEKRLDGRVVRTPLLAAPALSAELGLRISVKAENLQHTGSFKARGAMNALLARAEREGMPAGLVAFSAGNHAIAVAFVGRAFALPTVVCMPPGAVPTKLDAVRRLGAEVVLTHDLLDTAQGLAAERGYHLLPPFDDPDVIAGQATIGRELLADGPAPALVLVPVGGGGLISGIAAAVKEASPTTRIVGVEPDGANAMSYALRTGTPTPPVRPASVADGLAAPFAGRHTLAHVRALVDDLVEVPEESILPAWSDLLDATKLLIEPAAAVTLAALRAGLVEVAPGDRTVLVLSGGNVAPSRLATLG; encoded by the coding sequence ATGCGGCTGGTGACGGGCGACGACATCACGGCGGCCGAGAAGCGCCTCGACGGGCGGGTGGTCCGGACCCCGCTGCTGGCGGCGCCCGCGCTCAGCGCGGAGCTGGGCCTCCGCATCTCGGTGAAGGCGGAGAACCTCCAGCACACCGGCAGCTTCAAGGCCCGGGGCGCGATGAACGCGCTGCTCGCCCGCGCCGAACGCGAGGGCATGCCGGCCGGGCTGGTGGCCTTCTCCGCCGGCAACCACGCGATCGCGGTGGCCTTCGTCGGCCGCGCCTTCGCCCTGCCCACCGTGGTCTGCATGCCGCCGGGCGCGGTGCCCACCAAGCTGGACGCGGTCCGCCGGCTCGGCGCCGAGGTGGTCCTCACCCACGACCTGCTGGACACCGCGCAGGGCCTCGCGGCCGAACGCGGCTACCACCTGCTGCCGCCCTTCGACGATCCCGACGTGATCGCCGGCCAGGCCACCATCGGCCGGGAGCTGCTGGCCGACGGCCCGGCCCCGGCCCTGGTGCTGGTGCCGGTCGGCGGTGGGGGCCTGATCAGCGGCATCGCGGCGGCGGTGAAGGAGGCCTCCCCCACCACCCGGATCGTCGGAGTCGAGCCGGACGGCGCGAACGCGATGTCGTACGCCCTGCGCACCGGCACGCCCACCCCGCCGGTACGACCGGCCTCGGTCGCCGACGGTCTGGCCGCCCCGTTCGCCGGGCGGCACACCCTGGCCCACGTCCGGGCGCTGGTCGACGACCTGGTGGAGGTGCCGGAGGAGTCGATCCTTCCCGCCTGGTCGGACCTGCTGGACGCGACGAAGCTGCTGATCGAGCCGGCCGCCGCGGTGACCCTGGCGGCGCTGCGCGCGGGCCTGGTCGAGGTGGCCCCCGGCGACCGGACCGTCCTGGTCCTCAGCGGCGGCAACGTCGCCCCGTCCCGCCTCGCCACCCTCGGCTGA
- the proC gene encoding pyrroline-5-carboxylate reductase → MAPGVHTVAVIGAGKIGELMLSGLLRSGWPVERLLATARRPSRAEELTARYGVRVVDNLTAVDEAAVLAISVKPQDAAALLDEIGPKVPADKLVISLCAGLPTTFFSRRLPDGTPVVRVMTNTPALVDEAMSAISAGAHATGAHLALAEEMFKPLGATLRVPESQQDAVTALSGSGPAYFYLLVEAMIDAGILLGLPRQVAHELIVQTAIGSAVMLRDSGEHPVKLREAVTSPAGTTISAIRELENHGVRAAMLAALEAARDRARELAAQAE, encoded by the coding sequence ATGGCACCCGGGGTGCACACGGTCGCGGTGATCGGCGCGGGCAAGATCGGCGAGCTGATGCTCTCCGGCCTGCTCCGCTCGGGCTGGCCGGTGGAGCGGCTGCTCGCCACGGCCCGGCGGCCCAGCCGCGCCGAGGAGCTGACCGCCCGGTACGGCGTCCGGGTGGTGGACAACCTCACCGCGGTGGACGAGGCGGCGGTGCTGGCCATCTCGGTCAAGCCGCAGGACGCCGCGGCGCTGCTCGACGAGATCGGTCCCAAGGTCCCGGCCGACAAGCTGGTGATCTCGCTCTGCGCCGGCCTGCCCACCACCTTCTTCAGCCGCCGGCTGCCCGACGGCACCCCGGTGGTCCGGGTGATGACCAACACCCCGGCCCTGGTCGACGAGGCGATGAGCGCCATCTCGGCCGGCGCCCACGCCACCGGTGCGCACCTGGCGCTCGCCGAGGAGATGTTCAAGCCGCTCGGTGCGACCCTGCGGGTCCCCGAGTCCCAGCAGGACGCCGTGACCGCCCTCTCCGGCTCCGGCCCGGCCTACTTCTACCTCCTGGTCGAGGCCATGATCGACGCGGGCATCCTGCTCGGCCTGCCCCGGCAGGTGGCGCACGAGCTGATCGTGCAGACCGCGATCGGCTCGGCGGTGATGCTGCGCGACTCCGGCGAACACCCGGTCAAGCTCCGCGAGGCGGTCACCTCACCGGCCGGTACCACCATCTCCGCTATCCGGGAGCTGGAGAACCACGGCGTCCGCGCGGCCATGCTGGCGGCGTTGGAGGCCGCCCGCGACCGCGCCCGCGAGCTGGCCGCCCAGGCGGAGTGA